The proteins below come from a single candidate division KSB1 bacterium genomic window:
- a CDS encoding cytochrome c family protein: protein MKKQFILILSGILILSSFLFINAQDKQGISKSPKFSHQKHLKDEGMECTDCHASIAQSTKADDRNLPGHDVCQNCHDVEDDQKCTYCHIDLGNLEPWPTPMRKFYFNHQAHGKLSCQKCHEGIEKADIGGGKFIPSQQNCNSCHNGLTATMECLECHSSSTPFRPDNHVPAWSREHAVHVRANVSDCGHCHTGNYCQECHESTSLITTKILPQSYYPNYSPHLKGQENQVIKSVHGLNYRFVHQLDAAGKEKDCQICHETSSYCAQCHNSGFNAQMRPAWHGGPDWGAIALGVGTGGGRHAELARRDIERCAACHEVQGADPACLQCHTDFDGIRNTNPKTHGSGFANRFEEDSDFHHDDGAICFTCHTNTKRAGVGFCGYCHGHKEDEH from the coding sequence ATGAAAAAGCAATTCATTTTGATCTTGTCAGGCATCTTAATTTTGAGTAGTTTCCTTTTTATCAATGCCCAGGATAAGCAAGGGATATCGAAGAGCCCGAAATTCTCGCACCAGAAACACCTCAAAGACGAAGGGATGGAATGTACCGATTGTCATGCTTCCATTGCCCAGAGCACCAAAGCTGACGATCGTAACCTCCCAGGCCATGATGTTTGCCAGAACTGCCATGACGTCGAGGACGATCAGAAATGTACATATTGCCACATCGATCTGGGAAATCTGGAGCCCTGGCCTACTCCAATGCGAAAATTTTATTTCAACCATCAGGCACATGGTAAGTTGTCCTGCCAGAAATGCCATGAAGGGATCGAGAAGGCAGACATCGGCGGTGGCAAATTCATTCCTTCCCAGCAGAATTGTAATTCTTGTCACAACGGTCTGACTGCCACGATGGAATGCTTAGAATGCCATTCGAGCTCCACTCCATTTCGACCTGACAATCACGTTCCTGCTTGGTCTCGGGAACATGCCGTTCATGTGAGAGCGAATGTAAGCGATTGCGGCCATTGTCATACCGGGAATTACTGCCAGGAGTGCCATGAGTCCACGAGTTTGATTACCACCAAAATTCTGCCTCAGAGTTATTACCCCAATTACTCGCCGCATCTGAAAGGGCAGGAAAACCAAGTGATCAAATCGGTCCACGGTTTGAACTATCGGTTTGTGCATCAGCTTGATGCGGCAGGAAAGGAGAAAGATTGCCAGATCTGTCACGAGACTTCGAGCTACTGTGCTCAATGCCACAATTCAGGCTTCAATGCCCAGATGCGACCTGCATGGCATGGTGGTCCCGATTGGGGTGCTATTGCGCTGGGCGTTGGCACGGGCGGTGGCCGCCATGCGGAATTGGCTCGACGGGATATCGAACGCTGTGCCGCCTGCCACGAAGTCCAGGGCGCTGATCCCGCCTGTTTGCAGTGCCATACCGATTTTGATGGAATCCGAAATACCAATCCCAAAACCCATGGCTCGGGCTTTGCCAATCGTTTCGAGGAAGACTCGGATTTCCATCACGATGATGGAGCAATTTGCTTTACCTGCCATACGAATACCAAACGGGCAGGCGTGGGATTTTGTGGCTATTGCCATGGTCACAAGGAGGACGAGCATTGA
- a CDS encoding cytochrome c3 family protein, with the protein MATSRISLGQVKTSDCMECHGDKDLTKVKNDSVEISLFIDIDKFGNSVHGGFECVDCHRDINEIPHEENLRHPDCNQCHDEVAAQYFQSLHGMSLAKGNEDAPYCWDCHTSHYVYAGQDSLSMTSKLNQPATCAKCHSDQRVITKYNIPIANPSDRYITSVHYRAIKEKGATESASCSDCHGVHDLEAKSHPTSRINKFNIPKTCSQCHGGIYQEYIESIHGVGLIAGRTDNPVCTDCHSEHGIKAHTDPTSTVYATVVSQTLCANCHQAERIVAKYGLKENVVKSYYDSYHGLAVRGGSVVSANCASCHGVHNIRPSSDPKSTIHKSNLAKTCGTCHPGVSEKVAQGSIHVYASPQSDKIIYYVTIFYYTLIFGVIGGMVFHNALDFRKKLVGKFRGDFVPHLANFDGGMIERLTLNERVQHFLLMGSFIVLVYSGFALKFPEAWWAAPLVRWEGAIVFRGWLHRVAAMVLIGLAIYHVFYLITTKRGKEQIKALIPKLKDLQDVIQMLKYYLGIVDEKPKFDRYNYIEKAEYWALIWGTVVMSVTGFILWFENISLRWFPKWITDVSTVIHLYEAVLATLAILVWHFYFQFIDPSIYPMNTTCLTGKMPEDHFREEHPLEYERLLAEKTELASSDQAESL; encoded by the coding sequence ATGGCCACGAGTAGAATCAGCTTGGGCCAGGTGAAAACTTCAGACTGCATGGAGTGCCATGGGGATAAAGATTTAACCAAAGTGAAAAACGATTCCGTTGAAATATCGTTGTTCATTGATATAGATAAATTCGGGAATTCAGTCCATGGCGGCTTTGAATGTGTAGATTGTCACCGCGATATCAATGAAATTCCCCATGAGGAAAACCTGAGGCATCCCGATTGCAATCAATGTCACGACGAGGTGGCAGCCCAATATTTCCAGAGTTTGCACGGCATGAGCTTAGCGAAGGGCAATGAGGATGCACCTTATTGTTGGGATTGCCATACTTCGCACTATGTTTATGCTGGGCAAGATTCATTATCGATGACTTCGAAATTGAATCAACCAGCCACCTGTGCCAAATGCCATTCCGATCAGCGGGTGATCACGAAATACAATATTCCCATTGCCAATCCATCCGATCGATACATTACCAGCGTCCATTATCGAGCGATCAAAGAAAAAGGCGCAACGGAATCCGCCTCGTGTAGCGATTGTCATGGAGTTCACGACTTAGAGGCAAAATCGCACCCGACTTCAAGGATCAACAAATTCAACATCCCGAAAACCTGCTCGCAATGCCACGGGGGGATCTATCAAGAATACATTGAGAGCATCCATGGCGTGGGATTGATCGCTGGGCGCACCGATAACCCTGTCTGTACCGACTGCCACTCGGAACATGGGATCAAAGCACATACGGACCCGACTTCGACAGTTTACGCGACTGTGGTTTCGCAAACTCTCTGCGCCAATTGCCACCAGGCCGAACGCATCGTGGCAAAATATGGTCTAAAAGAAAATGTTGTGAAAAGCTATTACGACAGTTACCACGGCCTAGCGGTTCGGGGGGGATCTGTGGTCTCGGCGAATTGTGCCAGTTGCCATGGCGTGCATAACATTCGTCCATCTAGCGACCCCAAATCTACCATTCACAAATCGAATCTTGCGAAGACTTGCGGCACCTGCCACCCTGGGGTTAGCGAGAAAGTAGCCCAAGGCTCAATTCACGTCTACGCTTCTCCCCAATCGGACAAAATCATCTACTATGTCACGATTTTTTATTACACCCTAATTTTTGGCGTGATTGGGGGGATGGTATTTCACAATGCCCTTGACTTTCGCAAAAAGCTGGTTGGTAAATTCAGAGGTGACTTTGTCCCCCATCTCGCTAATTTCGATGGCGGAATGATAGAACGGCTGACGTTGAATGAACGAGTTCAGCATTTCCTATTGATGGGTAGCTTTATTGTGCTCGTGTATTCTGGCTTTGCTTTGAAATTTCCCGAAGCCTGGTGGGCTGCCCCACTGGTCCGCTGGGAAGGAGCGATAGTCTTTCGTGGATGGTTGCACCGAGTAGCTGCTATGGTCCTGATCGGTTTAGCTATCTACCATGTGTTCTATCTGATCACCACGAAACGAGGCAAAGAACAGATCAAAGCGCTTATTCCAAAATTAAAAGACCTGCAGGATGTCATTCAGATGCTCAAGTACTACCTCGGTATCGTCGATGAAAAACCCAAATTCGATCGATACAATTACATCGAAAAGGCAGAATATTGGGCACTCATTTGGGGCACGGTGGTCATGTCAGTTACTGGCTTTATCTTATGGTTTGAGAACATCTCGCTGCGCTGGTTCCCCAAATGGATCACCGATGTCAGCACAGTCATTCATCTCTATGAGGCAGTTCTGGCGACCCTGGCGATTCTGGTGTGGCATTTCTATTTCCAGTTCATCGATCCGAGCATCTATCCGATGAATACCACTTGTCTCACAGGCAAAATGCCAGAAGATCATTTTCGGGAAGAACATCCGTTAGAATATGAGCGGCTTTTGGCTGAAAAAACGGAATTAGCCAGTTCTGACCAAGCTGAATCCCTTTAA
- a CDS encoding response regulator produces the protein MVVIIVIITVIIFVLADYFVRLTMQKAEERKLKKERAAALDTSLRLDFTTEAKTLKRVEVDNPKAKILAVDDEEIVLASFRKILVLAGYSIDTVETGPEALGLIQKHDYDFVFTDLKMPDMDGIEVTKAVKHLRPDIDVIVITGYATIESAVETMKYGAMDYVQKPFTEDELVAFVNKALIRRQDRIEKTTKPQVRLVTPSIGESTSKHEINVPSGIFLSPCHSWISLERNGLVRIGIDDFAQKMLGKFDKLTLPNRGQRVNKGEHLFSVHKSNQTITFPAPISGKVVSVHAELNNRINLLHIKPYELGWICSIEPSNLHEDLKMLKIGAEAVDWYQKEVDKYQEMVKSIVREQEKMRGEREISPGEAAEQLQREIWARFPTSFLQSCF, from the coding sequence ATGGTCGTTATCATCGTAATCATAACCGTTATTATCTTCGTGCTGGCGGATTATTTCGTTCGACTTACCATGCAGAAGGCTGAGGAAAGGAAATTAAAAAAGGAACGAGCGGCAGCGTTGGATACTAGTTTGCGTTTGGATTTCACCACAGAAGCAAAAACCCTTAAACGTGTCGAAGTTGACAATCCGAAAGCCAAAATTTTAGCTGTGGATGACGAGGAGATCGTGCTCGCCAGTTTCCGTAAAATTTTGGTCCTGGCTGGGTATTCAATTGATACGGTTGAAACAGGTCCCGAGGCATTAGGGCTGATTCAGAAACATGACTACGACTTTGTGTTCACCGATTTAAAAATGCCTGATATGGACGGTATTGAAGTGACAAAGGCGGTCAAACATCTGCGGCCAGATATCGACGTCATCGTTATTACAGGGTATGCTACCATCGAATCGGCTGTTGAAACCATGAAATATGGAGCGATGGACTATGTGCAGAAACCATTCACGGAAGACGAACTGGTCGCATTCGTCAATAAAGCACTCATCCGTCGCCAAGATCGAATTGAAAAAACCACTAAACCTCAGGTGCGTTTGGTTACTCCATCGATTGGGGAATCGACATCGAAACATGAAATCAATGTCCCTTCTGGCATTTTCCTGTCTCCATGTCACTCATGGATCAGCTTAGAGCGCAATGGCTTAGTGCGTATTGGCATTGATGATTTTGCACAGAAGATGCTTGGTAAGTTCGACAAACTGACATTACCCAATCGGGGTCAGCGTGTAAATAAAGGGGAGCATCTGTTTTCGGTCCATAAAAGCAACCAGACGATCACCTTTCCTGCCCCGATCAGTGGCAAGGTCGTTTCAGTCCATGCCGAGCTGAACAATCGAATCAATCTGCTCCATATTAAGCCCTACGAATTGGGATGGATTTGCAGCATTGAACCGTCCAATCTCCATGAAGATTTGAAGATGTTAAAAATTGGAGCAGAGGCTGTCGATTGGTATCAGAAAGAGGTCGACAAATATCAAGAAATGGTCAAATCCATCGTTCGTGAGCAGGAAAAAATGAGGGGTGAAAGAGAAATCTCACCAGGAGAAGCAGCCGAACAATTACAACGGGAAATTTGGGCGCGATTTCCAACTTCTTTTCTTCAATCATGTTTTTAG
- a CDS encoding response regulator: MNQQFDILIIDDEQIIVKATRKLLVLEGFNIDEAVDVETAIEKLEQNSYKLIISDLMLPRVSGIDLINRLKITHPDVPVIIISGYAMVENAIRSFRAGAFDFLPKPFDVHELLGVVYRAMRHRAIIKDAGQRDAKHVSSAEISKAWKKEKSDYYFLGQHSWARLESEGAVTFGIGQTFFGRIGPLERIEFPTRYSDLWQGNLCVRIFESKELIHLVWAPLSGKVIEINHELQQNPNLINSDPFGRGWLLKMLPTCLESELDNLNHQ, encoded by the coding sequence ATGAATCAACAATTTGATATACTCATTATTGACGATGAACAAATTATTGTCAAAGCGACCAGGAAGTTGCTTGTTTTAGAGGGATTCAATATCGATGAGGCTGTTGATGTTGAAACCGCAATTGAAAAACTGGAGCAAAATAGCTATAAATTGATCATATCCGATTTGATGCTGCCTCGCGTCTCTGGGATTGATTTAATCAATCGACTGAAAATTACCCATCCTGATGTTCCTGTGATCATTATTTCGGGATATGCCATGGTCGAGAATGCAATCCGCAGCTTTCGTGCAGGTGCCTTCGATTTCCTTCCCAAGCCGTTTGATGTCCATGAGTTGTTGGGGGTGGTTTACCGAGCGATGAGGCATAGGGCTATAATAAAAGATGCAGGACAACGAGATGCAAAGCATGTCAGCTCTGCTGAGATTAGTAAAGCTTGGAAGAAAGAAAAGAGTGATTATTATTTTTTGGGCCAGCATTCCTGGGCAAGGCTGGAATCCGAAGGGGCTGTAACATTCGGGATTGGCCAGACCTTTTTTGGACGGATTGGACCTCTTGAAAGGATCGAATTTCCAACCCGCTATTCAGATCTTTGGCAGGGCAATTTATGCGTTCGAATTTTTGAGAGCAAGGAACTTATTCACTTGGTTTGGGCACCGCTCAGTGGCAAAGTGATTGAAATAAATCATGAACTCCAGCAGAATCCCAATCTGATCAACTCCGACCCATTTGGTCGGGGCTGGTTATTAAAAATGCTTCCTACCTGTTTAGAGAGCGAATTGGATAATCTCAACCACCAATAA
- a CDS encoding ATP-binding protein, with protein sequence MLNKISYKLILAVGGTTISIVVIFFYVIFESQHRAMIQLVEQNANHCSEVIKSGTRYDMLLNQREHTYQIIETISEQPCIEKIRIFNKLGEIIYSTDTTEINQMVDKKAESCYACHAEDAPIEKLTIPERTRIFTSAKNRKSLAIINPIYNEPSCWQAECHAHDQNQSVLGVLDVTMSLVEVEQQIAANRKKILIIGGSAIIAISVMLWLLVHRLVGKPVERLVTATKIVANGNLEYKIEPIKKDELGHLARSFNEMTTKLVAAQRQLYQSDKLASLGRLTSGIAHEINNPLTGVLSYSSMLLKRTDLASEVKEDLEVIVKETLRCRDIVKRLLDFARQEPPKKTSVDIQEVIDRAVRIMRNQLSLKNISLHINIPNNLPLIRADGNQLQQVMINLLVNAADAIDEKGGEITIVVKNSDRTESEFIVIEVTDTGCGIAPENLTKIFEPFYTTKGQKGTGLGLAIVWGIIEKHNGKIDVTSKLGKGTTFTIHLPINGNSSTLNKVKNYESTI encoded by the coding sequence ATGCTCAACAAAATTAGCTACAAGCTCATCCTCGCTGTGGGAGGCACAACGATTTCGATCGTTGTCATTTTTTTTTATGTCATTTTTGAATCGCAGCACCGCGCCATGATCCAACTGGTCGAGCAAAACGCCAATCATTGCAGCGAAGTAATCAAAAGCGGGACGAGATATGACATGCTGCTAAACCAGCGGGAGCATACCTATCAAATCATCGAGACCATCAGCGAACAGCCATGCATCGAAAAGATACGTATATTTAACAAACTCGGGGAAATAATTTATTCCACGGACACGACCGAAATTAACCAGATGGTTGATAAAAAAGCAGAATCTTGTTATGCATGTCATGCAGAAGACGCACCGATTGAAAAATTGACCATACCTGAGCGTACCAGGATTTTTACTTCCGCGAAGAATAGAAAAAGTTTGGCGATCATCAATCCAATTTATAATGAGCCGAGCTGCTGGCAAGCAGAGTGTCATGCTCACGATCAAAACCAATCCGTCCTTGGAGTTCTCGATGTGACCATGTCGCTCGTGGAGGTGGAACAACAGATTGCTGCCAACCGAAAGAAGATTTTGATCATTGGTGGGAGCGCCATTATCGCGATCAGTGTCATGCTCTGGTTGTTGGTGCATCGATTAGTGGGCAAGCCTGTTGAACGCTTAGTGACGGCGACAAAGATCGTTGCAAATGGCAATCTCGAATACAAAATTGAACCGATTAAAAAAGATGAGCTCGGGCATTTGGCTCGATCGTTCAATGAGATGACCACAAAGCTGGTCGCTGCGCAACGGCAGCTCTACCAATCCGATAAGTTAGCCTCGCTTGGGCGCCTGACCTCTGGGATTGCCCATGAGATCAACAATCCACTTACTGGCGTCTTGTCTTATAGCAGCATGTTGCTAAAACGAACCGACCTGGCCTCAGAAGTGAAGGAAGATCTCGAGGTCATTGTAAAAGAAACGCTGCGCTGTCGCGATATTGTGAAACGATTGCTTGATTTTGCACGACAAGAGCCTCCCAAAAAGACGAGCGTCGATATTCAAGAGGTGATTGATCGAGCAGTGCGAATTATGCGCAACCAGTTGAGTCTCAAAAATATCTCGTTGCATATCAACATTCCGAATAATTTGCCATTGATTAGAGCCGACGGTAATCAGTTGCAACAGGTGATGATTAACTTGCTTGTCAATGCAGCAGATGCGATCGATGAAAAAGGTGGCGAGATTACTATCGTTGTAAAAAATAGTGACAGAACCGAATCTGAGTTTATTGTCATTGAAGTGACGGATACAGGCTGCGGGATTGCTCCTGAAAATCTGACCAAGATTTTTGAGCCGTTTTATACGACCAAAGGGCAAAAAGGTACTGGGTTGGGGCTCGCCATCGTCTGGGGGATCATCGAAAAACATAATGGGAAGATCGACGTCACCAGCAAGTTGGGGAAAGGGACTACATTTACGATCCATCTGCCGATAAATGGCAATTCTTCAACTTTGAATAAAGTGAAGAACTATGAATCAACAATTTGA
- a CDS encoding molybdenum cofactor guanylyltransferase — MTGIILAGGKNSRIAMTKALIRFGDTTIIERTVNLFRKLFNEIIVVTNQFSDYEHLNVKLIKDQIPGTGPLGGLYSGLRAASSDYSLVVACDMPFIDSGIILHLQNYVYLAEYDVIIPELNGFIEPLCAFYSKNCIPAIEAHLGQGDFKIRSFYPRVRVKEVPCNHFRSIERAFFNINTREDLQLARKLHCG, encoded by the coding sequence TTGACCGGAATTATTTTAGCAGGTGGCAAAAACAGCCGCATCGCCATGACCAAAGCACTGATTCGATTTGGCGATACGACCATAATCGAGAGAACTGTCAATCTTTTTCGGAAGCTGTTTAATGAGATCATTGTCGTCACCAATCAATTTAGCGACTATGAACATCTAAACGTGAAATTGATAAAAGACCAGATCCCTGGTACTGGGCCGTTAGGTGGATTGTACTCAGGTCTGCGAGCCGCTTCCTCCGATTACAGTTTAGTAGTAGCCTGTGATATGCCGTTTATTGATTCCGGCATTATTCTCCACCTTCAAAATTATGTCTACTTGGCAGAATATGATGTAATCATCCCCGAACTGAACGGATTCATCGAACCGTTGTGCGCCTTCTATTCAAAAAACTGCATCCCGGCTATTGAAGCGCACCTCGGTCAAGGAGATTTCAAAATTCGCTCGTTCTATCCTCGTGTCAGGGTAAAAGAGGTGCCATGCAATCACTTTCGCTCAATTGAGCGCGCATTTTTCAATATTAATACCAGAGAAGATCTGCAATTAGCGAGAAAACTCCATTGTGGATGA
- the fdhD gene encoding formate dehydrogenase accessory sulfurtransferase FdhD, with product MDDLLEKIAIVQIADDKRFELDDVVVKETPLTIFVNDEELVTLLCLPQHQKNLAIGFLFSEGIITSKVEIESLHFNANRGLVWIKLNKPFAIDDNFRRGRTVTTGCARGLTFHQIFEKWNGDFVSSKLTIDHRIIPALLTDFKNRSQLFRATGGTHSALLYQEDRFLLEREDIGRHNAIDKIIGECVMHDIPGADKILMTSGRVSSEILLKTARYQIPILISHGAPTSAALKLAEEIGMTLVGFARGKRMNIYTNDWRIK from the coding sequence GTGGATGATCTATTAGAAAAGATAGCTATTGTTCAAATCGCCGATGATAAAAGATTTGAATTGGATGATGTTGTCGTTAAAGAGACCCCGCTGACAATTTTTGTCAATGACGAAGAATTGGTAACATTATTGTGTTTACCTCAGCATCAGAAAAACTTGGCAATTGGATTTTTATTTTCAGAAGGAATTATTACCAGCAAAGTTGAGATTGAAAGCTTACATTTCAATGCCAATCGAGGGCTTGTTTGGATCAAATTGAATAAGCCTTTTGCTATAGATGATAATTTTCGGAGAGGCCGAACTGTTACTACGGGTTGTGCGAGGGGCTTAACTTTTCATCAGATTTTTGAAAAATGGAATGGCGATTTTGTTTCAAGTAAGTTGACGATCGATCATCGGATCATCCCAGCATTGCTGACGGATTTTAAAAATCGGTCGCAGCTATTTCGCGCGACTGGGGGAACTCATAGTGCGTTGCTTTATCAAGAGGATCGGTTTTTGCTTGAGCGGGAGGATATCGGCCGTCATAATGCCATTGATAAGATTATTGGCGAATGCGTGATGCATGATATTCCTGGCGCTGATAAGATTTTGATGACTAGTGGTCGAGTTTCTTCGGAAATTTTGCTCAAAACTGCCCGCTATCAAATTCCGATTTTGATTTCGCATGGAGCACCGACCTCAGCCGCTCTTAAACTGGCTGAAGAAATCGGCATGACGCTGGTGGGTTTCGCTCGCGGAAAACGGATGAATATTTATACGAATGATTGGCGAATCAAGTGA
- a CDS encoding formate dehydrogenase accessory protein FdhE, protein MTLEAQINFLKKRGQFDEAYLLFLRQILTFQSDLKAKINREKLAILGRTSDVDSRLQMGLPLLEKNNIYIEGDAVHSDFAQFLLMLENYPQEYPPENITALRNLFNENDRFPDQFIQAFVAENKDYFSQLSQAYDIAPGTLIFIAKTVSLPFLEALAELLKPYLDKKNEVWLRPFCPLCGNFAGMARLEKENRQRHLWCATCHTEWAFHRNQCPYCSNNHPNGIRYFFDDNEPLYRVYICDECKRYLKTVDEKNYGYIHPLQLELEDMITYYLDEIAVKEGYRSPLWWYDLDMPRHAN, encoded by the coding sequence ATGACGCTTGAGGCTCAAATCAATTTCTTGAAAAAAAGGGGACAATTTGATGAAGCTTATTTGTTATTCTTGCGACAAATTTTGACCTTCCAGTCGGATCTGAAAGCAAAAATTAATAGGGAAAAACTTGCAATCCTGGGGAGAACCAGCGATGTCGACTCTCGGTTGCAAATGGGGCTCCCTTTGTTGGAGAAAAATAACATCTATATCGAAGGCGATGCTGTTCACTCCGATTTCGCCCAATTTCTTTTGATGCTCGAAAATTACCCTCAAGAATATCCGCCAGAAAACATTACGGCTTTGCGCAATCTATTCAATGAAAATGACAGGTTTCCGGACCAATTTATCCAAGCTTTTGTGGCTGAGAATAAAGACTATTTCAGCCAGCTCTCTCAAGCCTATGATATTGCACCAGGCACACTGATTTTTATAGCAAAAACGGTTAGCTTACCATTTTTAGAAGCACTTGCTGAATTGTTGAAACCATATTTGGACAAGAAAAACGAAGTCTGGCTGCGACCATTTTGTCCATTATGTGGTAATTTCGCTGGGATGGCCAGGTTAGAAAAAGAAAATAGACAACGACATCTATGGTGTGCCACCTGCCATACAGAATGGGCTTTTCATCGAAACCAATGTCCCTATTGTTCCAATAACCACCCAAATGGCATTCGATATTTTTTTGATGATAATGAGCCACTTTATCGGGTTTATATTTGCGATGAATGCAAACGATATCTGAAGACTGTAGATGAGAAGAATTACGGGTATATTCATCCGCTGCAACTTGAGCTGGAAGACATGATCACTTACTATTTGGATGAAATTGCAGTTAAAGAGGGCTATCGAAGTCCACTTTGGTGGTACGATCTAGATATGCCTCGTCATGCGAATTAA